In a genomic window of Polycladomyces abyssicola:
- a CDS encoding urease accessory protein UreD: MIWRNSLSGGSGSASHVAGSWFRYDLLQSRTDVYMEDQLVLYDHLKLEPDRDMLGLGYMEGFTHLGSLIAIQEGIDAGFVERIHRLLEPFSGVKIGLSMLMVPGLSLRVLAQRTQDVETIFDLCRAFLRGNRWGTKTAFLRKY; this comes from the coding sequence ATGATATGGCGAAACTCTCTTTCCGGAGGGAGCGGAAGTGCTTCTCACGTGGCCGGTTCTTGGTTTCGCTATGATTTGTTACAATCCCGGACGGACGTGTACATGGAGGACCAGCTTGTCTTGTATGATCATTTGAAATTGGAACCGGATCGGGATATGTTGGGCCTTGGGTATATGGAGGGATTTACGCACCTGGGTTCGTTGATTGCCATTCAGGAAGGAATCGATGCCGGGTTTGTCGAACGCATTCACCGATTGCTCGAACCGTTCTCCGGAGTGAAAATCGGGTTGTCCATGCTGATGGTACCGGGGTTGTCTCTCCGTGTATTGGCCCAACGCACACAGGACGTGGAAACGATTTTTGATCTCTGCCGCGCATTCCTGCGGGGGAACAGGTGGGGCACAAAAACAGCATTTTTGCGCAAATATTGA
- a CDS encoding phosphotransferase encodes MPIQLPEERAVLEQVFERYGWIPLQVRPVSGVLRIQTADGTFALKKSSCSAEQLAWLHKVMEAVQSKGQEIFLPWLKTSDGEAFVQSEDAVWYATPWVESDAGLRETIPIEELPTMLAHVHHSAFPVVGKQSDRKQSINAERLQVWEDKLGKLAEYREVLESRTFRSPFDHAFANDAEYVEQALRFAVKGMEKFIQSDKGIAPRYTLCHSRIHPSNLLKKDDGWVWIDWDHAAVDSPVRDLGAFFRRFSRQLDHEKEPQFYLARYEEGWKLSGKEKKLLALYLAYPERPLRLLTRYYEMPDRIEETIAIRRWEEEIGHLRWLQSLIRTLWLGNKGNGSKTRKTEAVRIRSQKR; translated from the coding sequence GTGCCCATTCAATTGCCTGAAGAACGAGCCGTGTTGGAACAAGTGTTTGAACGGTACGGATGGATTCCCCTGCAAGTGCGCCCCGTCAGTGGGGTGTTACGCATCCAGACGGCGGATGGTACATTTGCATTAAAAAAATCGTCTTGTTCTGCTGAACAGCTTGCTTGGTTGCACAAAGTGATGGAGGCTGTTCAATCCAAAGGCCAGGAGATATTTCTGCCATGGTTGAAGACATCCGATGGGGAAGCTTTCGTCCAGTCAGAAGACGCGGTTTGGTACGCCACTCCGTGGGTGGAAAGTGACGCTGGCCTGCGGGAAACGATCCCCATCGAGGAATTGCCGACCATGTTGGCACACGTTCACCACTCGGCGTTCCCGGTTGTTGGGAAACAATCGGATCGGAAGCAGAGCATCAATGCCGAACGCTTGCAGGTATGGGAGGACAAGTTGGGGAAATTGGCCGAATACCGTGAAGTACTGGAGAGCCGAACGTTTCGTTCCCCATTTGATCATGCTTTTGCGAATGATGCGGAATATGTGGAACAGGCGCTTCGTTTTGCGGTGAAAGGGATGGAAAAATTCATACAGTCGGATAAGGGGATCGCACCGCGATATACTTTGTGTCACAGTCGGATCCATCCCAGCAACCTGTTGAAAAAAGACGACGGATGGGTGTGGATTGACTGGGACCATGCGGCAGTCGACAGTCCAGTTCGCGATCTGGGGGCGTTTTTCCGTCGGTTTTCCCGGCAATTGGATCACGAGAAAGAGCCGCAATTCTACCTCGCCCGTTATGAAGAGGGATGGAAGCTGAGCGGCAAGGAAAAAAAACTGCTGGCCCTCTATTTGGCATATCCCGAGCGGCCACTTCGATTGCTTACCCGCTATTATGAGATGCCGGATCGGATTGAGGAGACGATCGCGATTCGTCGCTGGGAAGAGGAGATTGGCCATCTCAGATGGTTGCAGTCGCTGATCCGTACGCTTTGGCTGGGTAATAAGGGGAATGGGAGCAAAACGCGAAAGACCGAGGCTGTCCGCATTCGATCCCAAAAAAGATAA
- a CDS encoding sulfite exporter TauE/SafE family protein encodes MVQGLWSTLLLGFLMGIKHAFEPDHVVAVTTIASRSNRWYRSSLAGIFWGIGHTATLFVVGLLLIVLKGQISEKWALSLEFLVGIMLVYLGWTGIRSYQPMHSPRASYEKSLLVGFVHGLSGSAAMVLLTMTTVQTVVEGALYILIFGMGTVAGMFAFSTCIGIPFVMTSRNQSIHHVLTRVAALLSTVYGLYYMYSTFVSEGLWRMWI; translated from the coding sequence ATGGTACAAGGGTTATGGTCCACTTTGTTGTTGGGGTTTTTGATGGGGATCAAGCATGCATTCGAGCCGGATCATGTCGTGGCGGTCACCACGATTGCGAGTCGGAGCAATAGGTGGTACCGTTCTTCGCTGGCAGGGATTTTCTGGGGAATTGGGCATACGGCAACCTTGTTCGTAGTCGGGCTGCTCTTGATTGTGTTAAAGGGTCAGATTTCCGAAAAATGGGCATTGTCGCTAGAGTTTTTGGTGGGGATCATGCTGGTTTACTTGGGGTGGACCGGTATACGTTCGTACCAGCCTATGCATTCCCCACGGGCATCTTATGAAAAGTCGCTGTTGGTCGGATTTGTTCACGGGCTTTCCGGGAGTGCGGCGATGGTGTTGCTGACGATGACCACCGTGCAAACGGTCGTGGAAGGAGCATTGTACATTCTGATCTTCGGGATGGGAACGGTGGCAGGGATGTTTGCCTTCTCCACATGTATCGGTATTCCCTTTGTCATGACGTCCCGCAATCAGTCGATCCATCATGTGTTGACCCGGGTGGCGGCGTTATTAAGTACCGTCTACGGTCTTTATTACATGTACAGTACGTTCGTGTCGGAAGGATTGTGGCGGATGTGGATCTGA
- a CDS encoding FixH family protein has protein sequence MRKMGGIALTVLLLSMWVLLGGCTGADEHRHHKGATSEKMTSVSLSMPKVSLSFTPATPKIGESIQIHVHVTVDKQPVNDADRVQVEVWNPARPGEHHRMIGTKRTGNGIYTAAVRLDQPGAYQVMYHVTANGAHVMNAQKLEVRQ, from the coding sequence ATGAGGAAGATGGGCGGAATCGCGTTGACCGTTTTGTTGTTGAGTATGTGGGTGCTTCTCGGCGGTTGTACCGGGGCGGATGAACATCGGCATCACAAGGGTGCGACTTCGGAGAAGATGACATCCGTTTCACTCTCCATGCCGAAAGTGTCCCTATCATTTACACCTGCCACTCCCAAAATCGGTGAGTCCATCCAAATTCACGTACATGTGACAGTGGACAAACAGCCGGTAAATGATGCGGATCGGGTGCAGGTGGAAGTGTGGAATCCGGCGCGTCCCGGAGAGCATCACCGTATGATCGGGACCAAACGGACCGGAAACGGTATTTATACGGCCGCTGTCCGTTTGGATCAACCGGGTGCGTATCAGGTGATGTATCATGTGACAGCCAACGGGGCCCACGTCATGAATGCACAAAAGTTGGAAGTACGGCAGTGA
- a CDS encoding bifunctional folylpolyglutamate synthase/dihydrofolate synthase — MDQRFVTAEDVFRWMDETCVQAIQPGLDRMEWALDRLGHPERRMKWIHIAGTNGKGSTAAMIAKVLEQAGYPVGMFTSPYLMHWSERIRFDGENIPEESFVRWANELKPVVEEMIRSGVGQPSPFEFWTLLAICYFAKEALPWFIVWETGLGGRWDATNVVYPLVSVITNVGHDHIHLLGDSLSQIAEEKAGIIKPGVPVVCGCEDETAVRVIAEKAEAGRSSLYLIGRDYEAETIESTSSHQRIRFRNMYRSLEEIIIPLVGQHQAKNAATAMMTLEVLRQFYATVLEDEDVLAGFSKVQWPGRLEKVADDPPIWLDGAHNPEGAEALAAFLSGQVTYRRLHLLLSVMEDKEVERVLQPLVPLAEQIVVTQASHPRAMKAERLAGLVRSLTSAEVETAETPEEGLNRLRQRASADDLILVTGSLFLVSDIRKQVVSGENQG; from the coding sequence ATGGATCAACGGTTTGTCACCGCTGAAGACGTGTTTCGTTGGATGGATGAAACGTGCGTGCAAGCGATTCAACCGGGGTTGGATCGGATGGAATGGGCGCTGGACCGGTTGGGACACCCGGAACGGCGGATGAAATGGATTCATATCGCCGGGACCAATGGCAAAGGCTCAACGGCTGCGATGATCGCCAAGGTACTTGAACAGGCCGGTTATCCGGTGGGGATGTTTACGTCTCCATATCTGATGCATTGGAGCGAGCGCATTCGTTTCGACGGAGAAAACATCCCGGAGGAATCCTTCGTACGCTGGGCCAACGAGCTGAAGCCCGTTGTCGAGGAAATGATCCGATCCGGCGTCGGACAACCTTCGCCGTTTGAATTTTGGACGTTGCTAGCGATTTGTTATTTTGCCAAAGAAGCCCTGCCTTGGTTTATCGTCTGGGAGACGGGGCTTGGAGGCAGATGGGACGCGACCAACGTGGTATATCCGTTGGTGTCGGTCATCACCAATGTCGGGCATGATCACATACATTTATTAGGGGATTCATTATCTCAAATCGCAGAGGAAAAAGCCGGTATCATCAAACCGGGTGTACCCGTGGTGTGCGGTTGCGAGGATGAGACCGCCGTGCGGGTGATCGCAGAAAAGGCAGAAGCGGGTCGAAGCTCCCTGTATTTGATCGGCCGGGATTATGAGGCGGAAACCATCGAATCGACGTCGTCACATCAGCGTATTCGATTCCGCAATATGTATCGGTCATTGGAAGAGATCATCATCCCGCTGGTGGGACAGCACCAGGCAAAAAATGCAGCCACGGCGATGATGACCCTGGAAGTGTTGCGCCAGTTTTACGCTACGGTATTGGAAGACGAAGATGTGTTGGCCGGATTTTCCAAGGTGCAATGGCCTGGACGATTGGAAAAAGTGGCGGATGACCCGCCAATCTGGCTGGACGGCGCACACAATCCGGAAGGCGCAGAAGCGTTGGCGGCGTTTCTGTCCGGGCAAGTGACATATCGGCGATTACACTTGTTACTCTCCGTGATGGAAGACAAAGAGGTGGAACGGGTGTTGCAGCCGTTGGTGCCGCTGGCTGAACAAATCGTCGTCACACAGGCGAGTCACCCTCGAGCGATGAAAGCGGAACGGCTCGCCGGGTTGGTGCGGTCACTTACATCCGCGGAGGTGGAAACGGCCGAAACGCCGGAGGAAGGACTGAACCGCCTGCGACAACGGGCGTCCGCGGATGATCTCATCTTGGTGACGGGATCACTGTTTCTCGTGTCTGACATTCGCAAGCAAGTGGTATCAGGGGAAAATCAAGGATAA
- a CDS encoding valine--tRNA ligase produces MADQPKASLPPTYDPKAAEEKWYDYWLEGGFFRADADSDKQPFTIVIPPPNVTGNLHIGHALNNTLQDVLIRFKRMQGYDALWLPGMDHAGIATQARVEAMLREEGISRHDLGREKFLEKVWEWKHHYAQIIRDQWRKMGLSLDYSRERFTLDEGLSRAVREVFVRLYEKGLIYRGKYIINWDPVARTALSDIEVIHKEVKGALYHMRYPLKDGTGYIQVATTRPETMLGDTAVAVHPEDERYQHLIGKTVILPIIGREIPIIADEYVDPSFGSGAVKITPAHDPNDFEIGQRHNLPQVLVMDETGKMNENAGPYQGLDRFECRKRIVQDLQEQGVLVHIEEHVHSVGHSERSGAVVEPYLSTQWFVRMKPLAERAIEQTRSGQGVRFVPERFEKIYLHWIENVRDWCISRQLWWGHRIPAWYCGDCGEMTVAREEPETCPKCGSRNLEQDPDVLDTWFSSGLWPFSTLGWPDETEDLKRYFPTDVLVTGYDIIYFWVARMIFTALEFTGQKPFRDVLITGLVRDAEGRKMSKSLGNGVDPMEVIDKYGADAMRFMLATGCTPGNDQRFRWERVESARNFANKIWNASRFALMHLDGVSAEELKLTGPFSTADRWILHRLNETIEEATRLLERYEFGEVGRVLYNFIWDELCDWYIEFAKLPLYGEDEQAKRVTRSVLAYVLDQSLRLLHPFMPFVTEEIWQHLPTAGRSITVAEWPKPSAEWEAPEAVRDMKVLIEIIRSVRNIRAEMEVPVKQQVELLIRADAEVLSAIGQNEAAIRRLCGAEQVTVGEDVTRPDKAMTAVVTGAEVFVPLAGLIDIDQTIARLEAELKKLDAEVARVEKKLSNQGFVTKAPKHVVEEERRKGEEYREKREKVLARLNELKG; encoded by the coding sequence ATGGCCGATCAACCAAAAGCATCATTGCCGCCGACCTATGATCCCAAGGCGGCGGAGGAAAAGTGGTACGATTATTGGTTGGAGGGCGGCTTTTTCCGCGCGGATGCCGATTCGGACAAACAGCCGTTTACCATCGTGATTCCCCCGCCCAACGTAACGGGGAATTTGCACATCGGGCACGCGCTCAACAATACGCTGCAGGACGTATTGATTCGCTTCAAACGCATGCAGGGCTATGACGCACTGTGGTTGCCCGGCATGGACCACGCGGGGATCGCCACCCAGGCCAGGGTGGAAGCGATGCTCCGGGAAGAAGGCATCAGCCGTCACGATCTGGGCAGGGAGAAATTCCTGGAGAAAGTGTGGGAATGGAAGCATCATTATGCGCAGATCATCCGCGATCAATGGCGGAAGATGGGGCTGTCGCTGGACTACTCGCGTGAGCGTTTCACCTTGGATGAAGGGTTGTCCCGTGCGGTGCGGGAAGTTTTTGTGCGTTTGTATGAAAAAGGGTTGATCTATCGCGGCAAATACATCATCAACTGGGACCCGGTCGCGCGCACCGCGCTCTCGGATATCGAAGTGATCCATAAAGAAGTGAAGGGTGCGCTTTATCACATGCGGTACCCGCTCAAAGACGGTACGGGATATATTCAAGTGGCCACGACGCGTCCGGAGACGATGCTGGGTGATACGGCCGTGGCGGTTCACCCGGAAGATGAACGTTACCAGCACCTGATCGGAAAAACCGTGATCCTGCCCATCATTGGCCGGGAAATCCCGATCATCGCCGATGAATACGTGGATCCGTCGTTCGGCTCCGGTGCAGTGAAAATCACACCGGCACACGATCCCAACGATTTCGAGATCGGGCAGCGTCACAACCTGCCGCAGGTGTTGGTGATGGACGAGACAGGCAAGATGAACGAAAACGCGGGACCCTATCAAGGGTTGGACCGGTTCGAGTGCCGGAAGCGCATCGTTCAGGATTTGCAGGAGCAGGGCGTACTCGTTCATATCGAAGAACACGTGCATTCCGTCGGGCACAGCGAACGTTCCGGCGCGGTGGTGGAACCGTATCTGTCCACGCAATGGTTTGTGCGGATGAAACCGCTCGCCGAACGGGCCATCGAACAAACCCGATCGGGTCAAGGGGTCCGGTTCGTGCCGGAGCGGTTTGAAAAGATTTATCTACACTGGATCGAAAATGTGCGCGACTGGTGCATTTCGCGGCAATTGTGGTGGGGTCACCGCATCCCGGCTTGGTATTGCGGTGACTGCGGTGAAATGACCGTGGCGCGCGAAGAGCCGGAAACCTGTCCAAAATGCGGCAGCCGGAATCTGGAGCAGGACCCGGACGTATTGGATACCTGGTTCAGTTCAGGGCTGTGGCCGTTCTCCACATTGGGGTGGCCGGATGAGACCGAAGACTTGAAGCGCTATTTCCCGACGGATGTATTGGTCACCGGGTATGACATCATCTACTTCTGGGTGGCCCGCATGATCTTTACCGCGTTGGAATTTACGGGACAAAAACCGTTCCGCGACGTGTTGATCACTGGTCTGGTGCGGGATGCCGAAGGGCGCAAAATGTCCAAGTCACTCGGGAACGGCGTCGATCCGATGGAAGTGATCGACAAGTATGGTGCCGATGCGATGCGGTTTATGCTGGCCACCGGATGTACGCCTGGCAACGACCAACGCTTCCGTTGGGAGCGCGTGGAATCGGCGCGGAACTTTGCCAACAAGATCTGGAACGCGTCCCGGTTTGCTCTGATGCATCTGGATGGCGTTTCGGCAGAAGAATTGAAGCTGACCGGCCCGTTCTCCACGGCGGATCGCTGGATTTTGCACCGGCTGAATGAAACCATTGAAGAAGCGACCCGCCTGTTGGAACGTTATGAGTTTGGCGAAGTGGGGCGTGTCCTTTACAATTTTATCTGGGACGAGTTGTGCGACTGGTATATCGAGTTTGCCAAACTCCCGCTGTACGGAGAAGACGAACAAGCCAAACGGGTAACACGCTCCGTGCTGGCGTATGTGCTGGATCAATCGTTGCGCCTGCTGCATCCGTTTATGCCGTTTGTGACGGAGGAGATCTGGCAGCACCTGCCGACGGCTGGCCGGAGTATCACGGTGGCCGAGTGGCCGAAACCGTCTGCGGAGTGGGAAGCGCCAGAAGCGGTGCGGGATATGAAGGTGCTGATCGAGATCATCCGTTCGGTGCGCAACATCCGGGCGGAGATGGAAGTGCCGGTCAAACAGCAAGTGGAACTCCTGATTCGCGCCGACGCCGAGGTATTGTCCGCGATCGGGCAAAACGAAGCGGCCATTCGCCGGCTGTGCGGAGCAGAACAGGTCACGGTCGGGGAAGACGTCACCCGCCCGGACAAAGCGATGACCGCGGTTGTCACCGGTGCGGAAGTATTCGTGCCGCTGGCGGGCTTGATCGATATCGACCAAACGATCGCCCGTCTGGAAGCAGAGCTGAAAAAGCTGGATGCCGAAGTGGCCCGTGTGGAGAAAAAATTGTCCAATCAGGGATTTGTGACCAAGGCACCGAAGCACGTCGTGGAAGAAGAGCGGCGTAAAGGGGAAGAGTATCGCGAGAAACGCGAAAAGGTATTGGCACGGTTGAACGAGTTGAAAGGGTAG
- the murC gene encoding UDP-N-acetylmuramate--L-alanine ligase — MNQTKHVHFIGIGGYGMSAIARVLLDQGVKVTGSDVAMNKLAENLVKRGAVVHIGHDAAQVGEPDVVVYSSSIAMDNVELLAAKEKGIPVLHRSQMLARLLNDKKGIAVAGAHGKTTTSSMIAQTLEICGVDPSFIIGGEVVGLGSNAKAGKSDFVVAEADESDGTFLEYYPEVAVVTNIEPDHLENYDGQFDNLKRAYRQFLSQVKPGGLAVLCMDDPHLREMVKDLGVRVITYALDQPADYTAEGIRQHLRQITFTMKKGDTPLGEVKLNVPGRHNVANAMAAIIACMHAGVPFEEAARAIAQFSGAKRRFQVIGEVDDILVVDDYAHHPTEIRATIQATRALNRRIVVVFQPQRYSRTHLLMDEFSRAFSEADEVIINRIYAPPGEKPIDGVTAERLAELIRQNSNHNVRYFDTKEEVKQYLLEHARPGDVVLTMGAGDIWRVAHELVPALEERRTIKDCG, encoded by the coding sequence ATGAATCAGACCAAACACGTCCATTTTATCGGGATCGGCGGATATGGCATGAGCGCGATCGCCCGTGTGTTGTTGGATCAGGGGGTCAAGGTGACCGGATCGGATGTTGCCATGAACAAATTGGCGGAAAATCTGGTCAAACGGGGTGCCGTCGTCCATATCGGTCATGATGCCGCGCAGGTCGGGGAACCGGACGTGGTTGTCTATTCCTCCAGTATCGCGATGGACAACGTGGAGCTGCTAGCCGCAAAAGAGAAAGGTATCCCGGTATTGCACCGTTCTCAAATGTTGGCTCGTCTGCTCAACGACAAAAAGGGGATTGCCGTGGCAGGCGCACACGGGAAAACGACCACTTCGTCCATGATCGCGCAAACGCTGGAGATTTGCGGTGTCGATCCATCGTTCATCATCGGAGGGGAAGTGGTCGGGCTCGGCAGCAACGCCAAGGCTGGCAAGAGCGATTTTGTCGTCGCCGAAGCGGATGAGAGCGACGGTACATTCCTGGAATATTACCCGGAAGTGGCTGTGGTTACCAACATCGAACCGGATCATCTGGAAAATTACGACGGACAATTCGACAATCTGAAACGGGCGTACCGCCAATTTTTGAGCCAAGTGAAGCCGGGCGGACTGGCCGTGTTATGCATGGATGATCCGCATCTGCGAGAAATGGTGAAGGATTTAGGCGTTCGAGTGATCACGTATGCATTGGACCAACCGGCGGATTATACGGCGGAAGGGATCCGTCAGCATCTGCGTCAGATCACGTTTACGATGAAAAAAGGGGACACCCCGCTCGGCGAAGTAAAGCTGAACGTTCCCGGTCGGCACAATGTGGCCAACGCGATGGCCGCTATTATCGCATGTATGCATGCGGGCGTTCCTTTTGAAGAAGCCGCCCGGGCGATTGCGCAATTCAGCGGGGCCAAACGGCGTTTTCAAGTGATCGGAGAAGTGGACGACATTTTGGTAGTGGATGATTATGCACACCATCCGACTGAAATTCGGGCAACCATTCAGGCTACACGGGCACTGAATCGGCGGATTGTGGTGGTATTCCAGCCTCAGCGCTATTCCCGCACACATCTGTTGATGGACGAGTTCAGCCGTGCATTCAGCGAAGCAGACGAAGTGATCATCAATCGCATTTACGCTCCGCCGGGCGAAAAGCCGATCGATGGTGTCACTGCGGAGCGGTTGGCGGAGTTGATCCGGCAAAACAGCAATCACAACGTGCGGTATTTCGATACCAAAGAGGAAGTGAAACAATACCTCCTCGAACATGCGCGTCCCGGCGATGTTGTGCTGACGATGGGAGCGGGCGACATTTGGCGGGTGGCACATGAGCTGGTACCGGCATTGGAGGAGAGAAGGACCATCAAGGACTGCGGTTGA
- the pdxS gene encoding pyridoxal 5'-phosphate synthase lyase subunit PdxS codes for MSQHQTGTDRVKRGMAEMQKGGVIMDVVNAEQAKIAEAAGAVAVMALERVPADIRAAGGVARMADPTVIEEVMNAVSIPVMAKARIGHFVEARLLEALGVDYIDESEVLTPADDRFHIDKTQFTVPFVCGARDLGEALRRIGEGASMIRTKGEPGTGNIVEAVRHMRMMQSQIRKVQSMSRDELMAEAKQLGAPYELLLQVHETGRLPVVNFAAGGVATPADAALMMHLGADGVFVGSGIFKSENPEKYARAIVEATTHYEDFELIAHLSKGLGGAMPGIEIDRLEPAARMQDRGW; via the coding sequence ATGAGCCAACATCAAACCGGTACGGACCGTGTGAAACGCGGCATGGCCGAAATGCAAAAAGGCGGCGTCATCATGGACGTCGTCAACGCCGAACAAGCCAAAATTGCTGAAGCCGCCGGAGCAGTGGCCGTCATGGCGTTGGAGCGCGTCCCGGCCGATATTCGGGCCGCGGGCGGTGTGGCACGGATGGCGGACCCGACCGTCATCGAAGAAGTGATGAACGCGGTAAGCATTCCGGTCATGGCCAAAGCGCGGATCGGACACTTCGTTGAGGCACGTCTGTTGGAAGCATTGGGCGTGGACTACATCGACGAAAGTGAAGTGCTCACGCCGGCCGACGACCGTTTTCACATTGACAAAACGCAATTTACCGTGCCGTTCGTCTGCGGAGCGCGGGATTTGGGTGAAGCGCTGCGCCGGATCGGGGAAGGTGCATCGATGATCCGGACCAAAGGGGAACCCGGTACCGGCAATATCGTCGAGGCCGTCCGCCATATGCGGATGATGCAGAGCCAGATCCGCAAGGTGCAATCGATGTCCCGCGACGAATTGATGGCGGAAGCCAAACAGCTGGGAGCACCGTATGAGCTGTTGCTGCAAGTGCACGAAACCGGCCGCCTGCCGGTCGTCAACTTCGCGGCGGGTGGTGTGGCGACACCGGCGGACGCGGCGTTGATGATGCACCTGGGTGCCGACGGCGTCTTTGTCGGATCGGGGATTTTCAAATCGGAGAATCCTGAAAAATATGCCCGTGCGATCGTGGAAGCGACGACGCACTACGAAGATTTTGAGCTGATCGCCCATCTGTCCAAAGGATTGGGTGGTGCGATGCCGGGCATCGAGATCGACCGTTTGGAACCGGCGGCCCGGATGCAGGATCGGGGATGGTAA
- a CDS encoding SCO family protein, whose protein sequence is MSVSIRKGCLGIAILLLCLVMTACGQAAPSKSSAPTPRAHVNNQSNDVSHLNWRVPEFRYTDQNGRAFGLSQLKGKVWLANLIFTRCPDICPPMTSNMARVQKALNQAGLKADIVSFSVDPSYDKPDKLRAFAEEHGAKTDNWHFLTGYSDEEIRKFAQSAFKQDLMRSETNGTVMVSHTARFYLIGPDGRVMKIYDGLRPDEKAIVNDIRQLQK, encoded by the coding sequence ATGTCGGTGAGCATACGAAAAGGGTGTTTGGGGATTGCCATTTTGCTGCTGTGCCTCGTGATGACGGCATGCGGCCAGGCGGCGCCGTCCAAGTCGTCCGCGCCCACCCCAAGAGCCCATGTCAACAACCAGTCCAATGATGTGTCCCACCTGAACTGGCGGGTGCCGGAATTCCGGTACACGGACCAGAATGGACGGGCTTTCGGTTTGTCGCAGCTGAAGGGAAAAGTGTGGTTGGCCAACTTGATTTTCACACGTTGCCCGGATATTTGTCCACCGATGACTTCCAACATGGCTCGCGTTCAAAAGGCACTGAACCAAGCGGGACTGAAAGCGGATATCGTCTCGTTCAGTGTCGATCCGTCATACGACAAACCGGACAAGCTTCGTGCATTTGCAGAGGAACACGGGGCCAAGACGGACAACTGGCATTTTCTGACCGGTTATTCGGATGAAGAAATTCGCAAATTTGCCCAATCGGCGTTTAAACAAGATCTGATGCGGTCTGAAACGAACGGTACGGTGATGGTCAGCCATACGGCCCGTTTCTATCTGATCGGTCCCGACGGCCGGGTGATGAAAATCTACGACGGCCTGCGCCCGGATGAGAAGGCCATCGTCAATGATATTCGGCAACTTCAGAAATAA